The following coding sequences are from one Salvia hispanica cultivar TCC Black 2014 chromosome 3, UniMelb_Shisp_WGS_1.0, whole genome shotgun sequence window:
- the LOC125210747 gene encoding transcription factor PAR2-like, whose product MNTSQDLSSSTATATSTSIACRCRKRRSKRRRDENPDEVDKKIVALQKIIPGGERLAVDELFQETAEYIFALESQVEALRFLAAFLQTSHSTNRKLGA is encoded by the coding sequence ATGAATACCTCCCAAGAcctctcctcctccaccgccaccgccacctccacctccatcGCCTGCCGATGTAGGAAGAGGAGGAGCAAGAGGAGAAGAGATGAAAATCCGGATGAGGTGGATAAGAAGATAGTGGCGCTGCAGAAAATAATTCCCGGCGGCGAGAGGCTGGCGGTGGATGAGCTCTTTCAAGAGACGGCGGAGTATATATTTGCGTTGGAGAGCCAAGTCGAGGCATTGAGGTTTCTTGCTGCCTTCCTTCAAACTTCCCACAGCACAAACAGGAAGCTCGgtgcttga